From the genome of bacterium, one region includes:
- a CDS encoding elongation factor G, with product MSHVSIANKRNFALVGHGGSGKTTLAEALLYATGATTRMGKIQDGNTVSDHHPEEIKRKYSIFTTVIPVDDGGFRLNILDTPGYQDFIGEMIGALYSSDAAVLVINGHAGLESQAEKAWEYCEKLVLPRLIFISQLEKEGADYFRVVGELRSRLGTKVAPLVIPIGEQHGINGVIDVMARKAWFVDGKNARSGEVPSGESDRVEETRQSLLEAIVENDDELMEMYLADEKIPDERLIQAMRAATLAGSLVPCIAGVAEQLIGVHPLLDLVKELLPGPLHRGKIVGLKPDGSGEDSRPIDPGAPFAARVFKVEESPMGSITYFRIFSGKIKAGDQFYNPVRKSSEKISTLLEMTGKNRKDVNEAEAGDIVATVKLKDTHRDDTICDKEHPFLFQPIQYPTPLAFEAIHVESKGDLEKISAGLSAIALEDPTLNFGQDSDTRQMVVRAMGELQLDVARSLVSDKFKVNFTYVEPKIPYRETIRSTASSQGKHKKQTGGRGQYGDVWLELSPLARGEGFKFIDAIVGGVVPGKFIPAVEKGVVETMAGGILAGCQVVDVQVKLFDGSHHSVDSSEMAFKLAAALGFKAAFEKANPVLLEPIYAVKVTVPEAFMGDVMGDLNSRRGRLQGMDSKDGAQVIKANVPLAELYKYVNHLRSMTQGRGSFEMEFSHYEDVPSDVAQKVIEDYKRSKEEG from the coding sequence ATGTCGCACGTTTCGATAGCAAACAAGCGCAATTTCGCCCTCGTCGGGCACGGCGGGTCGGGTAAGACCACCCTCGCGGAAGCACTGCTTTACGCCACCGGCGCAACCACTAGAATGGGCAAAATCCAGGACGGAAACACCGTCAGCGACCACCATCCCGAAGAAATCAAGCGCAAGTACTCGATTTTCACCACGGTGATTCCTGTGGACGACGGCGGATTCCGTTTGAACATTCTGGATACGCCGGGCTATCAGGATTTCATCGGCGAGATGATTGGTGCGCTTTATTCGTCGGACGCGGCCGTTCTCGTCATCAACGGGCATGCGGGGTTGGAAAGCCAGGCGGAGAAGGCCTGGGAATATTGTGAAAAGCTTGTGCTGCCGAGGCTGATTTTTATTTCGCAACTCGAAAAGGAAGGAGCCGATTACTTCCGCGTCGTGGGCGAGCTTCGCTCCAGGCTCGGAACAAAAGTCGCCCCGCTTGTCATTCCAATCGGCGAGCAGCACGGAATAAACGGCGTGATTGACGTCATGGCCCGCAAGGCGTGGTTCGTGGACGGCAAAAACGCGCGAAGCGGCGAGGTGCCCTCCGGCGAATCCGACCGCGTCGAGGAAACGAGGCAGAGCCTGCTCGAAGCCATCGTCGAAAACGACGACGAGTTGATGGAGATGTACCTTGCGGATGAAAAAATCCCGGACGAGCGCTTGATACAGGCGATGCGCGCGGCGACCCTGGCGGGAAGTCTCGTGCCGTGCATTGCCGGCGTTGCCGAGCAGCTAATCGGAGTGCATCCGCTGCTCGACCTTGTTAAGGAATTACTGCCCGGTCCGCTGCATCGTGGCAAGATTGTCGGCTTGAAACCGGATGGTTCGGGCGAGGATTCGAGGCCGATCGATCCGGGTGCGCCTTTTGCGGCTCGCGTTTTCAAGGTCGAGGAATCCCCAATGGGTTCGATCACCTACTTCCGGATTTTTTCGGGCAAGATTAAGGCAGGTGACCAGTTCTACAATCCCGTGCGCAAATCCAGCGAAAAGATTTCCACTTTGCTGGAAATGACCGGGAAAAACAGAAAGGATGTAAACGAGGCCGAGGCGGGCGACATCGTCGCGACGGTCAAACTGAAGGATACCCACCGCGACGACACGATTTGCGACAAGGAACACCCGTTTTTGTTTCAGCCGATTCAATATCCGACGCCGCTCGCCTTCGAAGCGATCCACGTGGAAAGCAAGGGCGATCTGGAAAAAATCTCTGCCGGATTGTCGGCGATAGCGCTCGAAGATCCGACGCTCAATTTCGGGCAGGACTCGGACACACGCCAAATGGTTGTGCGGGCGATGGGCGAGCTGCAGTTGGATGTCGCCCGCTCCCTTGTCTCCGACAAGTTTAAAGTCAATTTCACTTATGTCGAGCCCAAGATTCCCTACCGGGAAACAATCAGGTCAACCGCTTCTTCGCAAGGAAAACACAAGAAGCAAACGGGCGGGCGCGGCCAATATGGCGACGTTTGGCTGGAGTTATCTCCGCTTGCCCGCGGCGAAGGATTCAAATTCATTGATGCGATCGTCGGCGGTGTAGTGCCGGGCAAGTTCATCCCCGCCGTCGAAAAAGGCGTGGTTGAAACGATGGCCGGCGGCATTTTGGCCGGCTGCCAGGTTGTGGACGTACAGGTGAAGTTGTTTGACGGAAGTCATCACTCGGTGGATTCGTCCGAAATGGCGTTCAAGCTTGCGGCGGCGCTCGGTTTCAAAGCCGCTTTCGAAAAGGCCAATCCGGTGTTGCTGGAGCCGATTTACGCCGTAAAGGTTACGGTTCCGGAAGCTTTTATGGGCGATGTAATGGGGGATTTGAACAGCCGCCGGGGCAGGCTTCAGGGTATGGATTCGAAGGACGGCGCGCAGGTGATCAAGGCGAATGTTCCTCTCGCCGAATTGTACAAGTACGTCAATCACCTCCGCTCCATGACGCAAGGCCGCGGCAGCTTCGAAATGGAGTTTTCACATTACGAGGACGTTCCCAGCGACGTCGCGCAAAAGGTGATTGAAGACTACAAGCGTTCCAAAGAGGAAGGCTAG
- a CDS encoding iron ABC transporter permease, with translation MTSPPIKENANSRDARLVRLLAIALTLLALGLVLSLAAGKEYVNPISLFTGAYSDDAHRKALSTIVWSLRLPRALGAGLIGMSLALSGLLLQAYFRNPLADPFILGVSSGAALGAAVKIIFLPNIPIPLPVFALAGGFALVSGVWLIARGVRGDETVTLLLSGVALSLLAGSLLSVLVLWGRPGEVGLVMRWLMGSLAGVGYREVAWLAAGAVAGLAISLALSRELNAILLGKTVAQSIGVDVRAVRLWVVGAATALAALAVSAAGIVGFVGLVVPHIARLIVGGGARRLVPVAAAIGASALVWCDLGARAALPSGELPIGAATAIMGVPFFLWLMRRGRYLG, from the coding sequence GTGACCTCCCCCCCTATTAAAGAGAACGCGAATTCCAGAGATGCGAGGCTTGTGCGGCTTCTTGCAATCGCGCTCACCCTTCTCGCACTCGGATTGGTTCTTTCGTTGGCCGCGGGAAAGGAGTATGTCAATCCGATATCGCTGTTTACGGGCGCATATTCCGATGACGCCCACCGTAAGGCGCTTTCGACGATAGTATGGTCGCTAAGACTTCCCCGCGCGCTCGGCGCGGGGCTTATCGGAATGTCGCTCGCGCTTTCGGGGCTTTTGTTACAGGCGTATTTCCGCAATCCGCTTGCCGATCCGTTCATCTTGGGAGTGTCCAGCGGCGCGGCGCTCGGCGCGGCCGTAAAAATTATTTTCTTGCCGAATATTCCGATTCCCCTTCCGGTGTTCGCGCTCGCGGGCGGGTTCGCGCTTGTGTCCGGAGTATGGCTTATCGCCAGAGGCGTACGGGGAGATGAGACCGTTACGCTGCTGCTTTCCGGAGTCGCCTTATCGCTTCTTGCGGGAAGCCTTTTGAGCGTGCTCGTTTTGTGGGGCAGGCCTGGCGAAGTGGGGCTTGTGATGCGTTGGCTGATGGGCTCGCTCGCGGGCGTCGGATATCGCGAGGTCGCGTGGCTTGCCGCGGGCGCGGTTGCGGGGCTTGCGATTTCGCTTGCGCTTTCGCGCGAACTCAATGCGATTCTTTTGGGCAAAACCGTCGCGCAGAGCATCGGCGTGGACGTGCGCGCGGTGCGGCTGTGGGTCGTGGGCGCGGCGACCGCGCTGGCCGCGCTGGCGGTTTCCGCCGCGGGAATCGTGGGTTTCGTCGGCCTGGTCGTACCGCATATCGCTCGGTTGATCGTGGGGGGGGGCGCGCGGCGGCTCGTTCCGGTGGCCGCCGCGATCGGAGCATCGGCGCTTGTGTGGTGCGACTTGGGCGCGCGCGCGGCTCTCCCCTCGGGCGAGCTGCCGATAGGAGCGGCGACCGCGATTATGGGCGTTCCGTTTTTTCTTTGGCTGATGCGCAGGGGGAGGTATTTGGGATGA
- the rmuC gene encoding DNA recombination protein RmuC, translating to MDWIFYLIFLIVGLAVGYGSCWLGSKAKLDAAVRNAVSRAESEIVLLNERLGSRDAELQSALNENQERIQRIDELTAAAKADAEEISKLRERASSQEAFLEHSRNEALEWKTKYAEQIELTKNLEKALAAASTALDDEKRNSEEKLALLEAAKQQLKDAFSTLSADALSRNARSFLELAKENLGSFNEQAKNELELGREKVESLVKPLKEKLEEFSAHVREIEESRIKAYATLTEQIRNLQEAEKDLHAKADSLTSALRGKPTMWGSWGEMQLKRVVELAGMTAYCDFAEQVTVSAGEARFRPDMVIKMPAGHGIPVDSKAPLEAYISAYEAESEEMKAECLKRHAANLKTHINQLASKGYWDFVQGSPDFVIMFLPFEDLLMSALKVDPDLISYALDKRVLPANPAMLMGLLKTVAFGWRQEQIAENAKQISNLGKELYNRIRVMAEHFNGVKKGLDGAVESYNRAVGSLESRVLPQARKFKELDAGIKDDILELEQVERTPKSISIPDA from the coding sequence ATGGACTGGATATTTTACTTGATTTTTCTGATCGTCGGTTTGGCCGTAGGGTATGGCTCATGCTGGCTCGGCTCCAAAGCAAAACTTGACGCGGCGGTCAGGAATGCTGTTTCCAGGGCGGAATCGGAAATCGTTTTGCTGAACGAAAGGCTTGGCAGCCGCGACGCGGAGCTCCAGTCGGCGCTCAATGAAAACCAAGAACGTATTCAAAGAATAGACGAACTGACGGCCGCCGCCAAAGCGGACGCGGAAGAAATTTCGAAGCTGCGCGAAAGAGCATCGTCCCAGGAGGCGTTTTTGGAGCATTCTCGAAATGAAGCGCTCGAATGGAAAACCAAGTACGCGGAACAAATCGAATTAACCAAAAACCTGGAAAAAGCCCTTGCCGCGGCGAGTACCGCGCTTGACGACGAAAAAAGAAATTCGGAAGAAAAACTTGCGCTTTTGGAAGCGGCCAAACAGCAACTGAAAGACGCTTTTTCAACCTTGTCGGCGGACGCGTTAAGCAGAAACGCCAGAAGTTTCCTGGAACTTGCCAAGGAAAATCTGGGCAGCTTTAACGAGCAAGCCAAAAACGAGCTTGAATTGGGCAGGGAAAAAGTGGAATCGCTGGTAAAACCGCTCAAAGAAAAACTTGAGGAATTTTCGGCGCATGTCAGGGAGATCGAGGAAAGCAGAATCAAGGCGTACGCCACTCTTACCGAGCAAATCAGAAACCTTCAAGAAGCCGAAAAAGATTTGCACGCAAAGGCCGACAGTTTGACTTCAGCGCTGCGCGGCAAACCTACCATGTGGGGGAGCTGGGGCGAAATGCAGCTGAAAAGAGTAGTCGAACTGGCGGGAATGACGGCTTACTGCGACTTTGCGGAACAGGTCACCGTGTCCGCGGGCGAGGCCAGGTTCAGGCCCGATATGGTTATTAAAATGCCGGCTGGTCACGGCATTCCTGTCGATTCAAAAGCCCCGCTGGAGGCATATATTTCAGCCTACGAAGCCGAAAGCGAGGAGATGAAGGCCGAATGCCTGAAAAGGCACGCGGCCAATTTGAAAACCCATATCAACCAGCTTGCGTCAAAAGGATATTGGGATTTCGTCCAGGGCAGCCCCGATTTCGTAATCATGTTTTTGCCTTTCGAGGATTTGTTGATGTCGGCGCTTAAGGTTGACCCTGATTTGATTTCATATGCCCTCGACAAACGGGTTCTCCCTGCGAATCCTGCAATGCTTATGGGGCTGCTCAAAACCGTTGCGTTTGGCTGGCGCCAGGAGCAGATTGCGGAAAACGCAAAGCAAATCAGCAATCTCGGCAAGGAGCTGTACAACCGGATAAGAGTTATGGCCGAGCACTTCAACGGAGTCAAAAAGGGGCTTGACGGGGCGGTTGAATCTTACAACCGGGCGGTAGGCTCCCTTGAATCCAGGGTTTTGCCGCAGGCCAGGAAATTCAAAGAGCTTGATGCGGGAATCAAGGACGATATTTTGGAACTCGAGCAAGTGGAACGCACACCGAAATCCATTTCGATTCCGGACGCTTGA
- a CDS encoding glycosyltransferase family 4 protein, with the protein MRKGFGVDLVVDQWARRLCDDGHSVRVYCFDTDSDTYKGAPYAIVPLHLENDQANRVLQVFEADATNTLRKLKSDLGQSGKLDLALPASFPFYGAGKVLGCPSIHLHFGNPPTTGLPAAARLNRAYLDISDAGHLRRAGKILAISKFLADGLPREAKPKAIVIYPGGDHLPKPGAYARNLMRSRLELDDSRVMLFSISRLDYKSHPYKGVMELAQVAAKLKEGGAPVELVLAGMGRADQIASLKQTGAIIVEAPDWNELAQLYAAADIFVSLSRWEGFGLPVAEAAFAGLPTVALNVAAHRENAVSCPAESDLDAARIIGELASSTELRKQKGEEARSLAARFTWNESREKFGLLAAETARAG; encoded by the coding sequence ATGCGCAAGGGATTCGGGGTCGATCTAGTCGTCGACCAGTGGGCGCGGCGGCTCTGCGACGACGGCCATTCGGTCCGCGTCTACTGTTTCGACACGGACAGCGACACATACAAGGGCGCTCCATACGCAATCGTCCCGCTTCATCTGGAAAACGACCAGGCCAACCGCGTGCTGCAGGTGTTCGAGGCGGACGCGACGAACACGCTTAGAAAGCTTAAAAGCGATTTGGGCCAGTCGGGAAAGCTCGACCTCGCCCTGCCCGCTTCGTTTCCGTTTTACGGCGCCGGAAAGGTGCTGGGCTGCCCATCCATTCATCTGCATTTCGGCAATCCTCCGACAACCGGGTTGCCCGCAGCGGCGCGGCTTAACCGGGCGTACCTCGACATAAGCGACGCCGGGCATCTTCGCCGGGCCGGCAAAATCCTCGCGATATCCAAATTTCTCGCGGACGGCCTGCCGCGCGAGGCCAAACCGAAAGCGATCGTGATTTATCCCGGAGGCGACCATCTTCCGAAGCCGGGAGCTTACGCGAGAAACCTTATGCGATCGCGGCTGGAATTGGACGACAGCCGCGTGATGTTGTTTTCGATTTCGCGGCTGGATTACAAATCGCATCCGTACAAGGGAGTGATGGAGCTGGCCCAGGTTGCGGCCAAACTCAAAGAAGGCGGCGCGCCGGTTGAGTTGGTGCTTGCCGGAATGGGCCGCGCCGACCAAATCGCGTCTCTGAAGCAAACCGGCGCGATCATAGTGGAAGCGCCGGATTGGAACGAACTTGCGCAGCTTTACGCAGCCGCCGACATTTTCGTATCGCTGTCCCGATGGGAAGGATTCGGACTGCCGGTCGCAGAAGCGGCTTTCGCCGGATTGCCGACGGTCGCGCTGAACGTGGCTGCGCACAGGGAAAACGCGGTTTCCTGTCCCGCGGAATCCGATTTGGACGCGGCGCGCATCATCGGCGAACTTGCATCCAGCACGGAGCTGCGGAAGCAAAAGGGCGAAGAAGCGCGCAGCTTGGCCGCCAGGTTCACCTGGAACGAATCCCGCGAGAAATTCGGATTGCTGGCCGCCGAAACCGCCCGCGCCGGATAG
- a CDS encoding NAD(+)/NADH kinase → MAGANARTGKLRKTSKIGVVLHPFRVKRSFIERKVFPVLERHGFAPEFLSPTLNETNPPRPAALPKDHGLSYLMVFGGDGTYLGASRLAARAGIPIIGVEMGKMGFLCQAKLEELEPLAALLASGGYETEKRILLQGSIIRGGAKAASDIALNDVVIGNATIPRMLDLDCYIDDNFLVSYYADGLIVSTPTGSTAYAMAAGGPIIDPTLRTIMVTPICAHSLYIRPLVVPEDKTVRILPEPGGPPLMATFDGQVFYNLEEGDEVRISRYSKPLKMIKLRDFNFINTLMKKFKWGFKYSNEYTSGGA, encoded by the coding sequence ATGGCCGGGGCGAATGCCCGGACAGGCAAGTTGAGAAAAACATCCAAAATCGGCGTAGTCCTTCATCCGTTCAGGGTGAAGCGCAGCTTCATCGAGCGGAAGGTGTTTCCCGTGCTGGAACGCCACGGGTTCGCGCCTGAATTTCTGTCGCCAACGCTGAACGAAACGAATCCGCCGCGGCCCGCCGCGCTGCCGAAAGATCACGGCCTGTCGTATTTGATGGTATTCGGCGGCGACGGAACATATTTGGGAGCATCCAGGCTGGCCGCGCGCGCGGGGATTCCCATTATCGGCGTCGAAATGGGCAAAATGGGCTTTCTCTGTCAGGCGAAGCTCGAGGAACTGGAGCCTCTTGCCGCGTTGCTGGCCAGCGGCGGTTACGAGACCGAGAAACGGATACTGCTTCAAGGCTCGATTATCCGCGGGGGAGCGAAGGCCGCAAGCGACATAGCGCTCAACGACGTGGTTATAGGCAACGCGACAATCCCGCGGATGCTGGATTTGGATTGTTACATTGACGACAATTTTCTGGTCAGCTATTACGCGGACGGCTTGATCGTTTCCACCCCCACCGGCAGCACCGCGTACGCGATGGCGGCGGGCGGCCCCATTATCGATCCGACGCTGCGTACGATAATGGTTACGCCCATTTGCGCGCACTCGCTTTACATCCGGCCTCTGGTCGTGCCCGAAGACAAAACCGTGCGCATCCTGCCGGAGCCGGGCGGCCCTCCGTTGATGGCGACATTCGACGGACAGGTTTTTTACAACCTGGAAGAGGGCGACGAAGTAAGGATCTCCCGCTATTCGAAGCCGCTAAAAATGATCAAACTGCGCGATTTCAACTTTATCAACACGTTAATGAAGAAGTTTAAATGGGGCTTCAAGTACTCAAACGAATATACTTCGGGCGGAGCCTGA
- a CDS encoding divergent PAP2 family protein, giving the protein MAELFVKYAPLWAALFSWVLAQCIKLVISLVQEGRINVAKLIDTGGMPSSHSALVASICTSVGLIRGWDSIEFAITAVFTAIVLYDATGIRRSAGEHAAALNDIIPQLLAGKFLKPDTKFREEYRELLGHNPAEVVVGSILGAIVTLLFLYGYGVVR; this is encoded by the coding sequence ATGGCCGAATTATTCGTGAAGTACGCGCCGCTTTGGGCAGCGCTGTTTTCATGGGTTCTCGCCCAGTGCATAAAGCTGGTGATTTCGCTCGTTCAGGAAGGGCGTATCAACGTCGCCAAGCTTATCGACACGGGAGGCATGCCCTCTTCGCACAGCGCGCTCGTCGCGAGCATTTGCACCAGCGTGGGGCTGATCCGCGGCTGGGACAGCATCGAGTTCGCTATCACAGCTGTGTTCACCGCAATCGTTTTGTACGACGCCACCGGAATCAGGCGCAGCGCCGGGGAGCATGCGGCGGCGCTGAACGACATCATTCCGCAGCTTCTTGCGGGCAAGTTCTTAAAGCCCGACACCAAGTTCCGCGAGGAATACCGGGAGCTTTTGGGCCACAATCCCGCGGAAGTCGTGGTGGGCTCGATACTGGGCGCAATCGTCACATTGCTGTTTCTCTACGGCTACGGGGTGGTTCGATAA
- a CDS encoding TlyA family RNA methyltransferase: protein MRGYLRRPIEMNVDNLAQLLVTNGAADDLKAARMLIRRGRVTVNGKNAYDEEMPVNPDAAIKALCKPGEWASRGGLKLEAALLHFGVSPADKVCLDLGCSTGGFTDVLLAYGAAKVHAVDVGYGVLDWVLRNHPRVAVHERTNARFLTAEQVGESVDLITADLNHISLAVALPAPAKLLVEGGAVLALVKPQFEIPKQWCVQPDWQGGVVKGDALRKRILDYSVERLEREGLSCQGLFECPVAGHKGNREYFALLKPALAHAGKPPVI from the coding sequence GTGCGCGGGTATCTGCGCCGCCCGATTGAAATGAATGTGGACAATCTGGCGCAACTCCTGGTTACGAACGGGGCCGCGGATGATTTGAAGGCGGCCCGAATGCTGATTCGCAGGGGCAGGGTGACGGTAAACGGAAAAAACGCGTACGACGAGGAAATGCCGGTCAATCCGGATGCCGCAATAAAGGCTCTTTGCAAACCGGGCGAGTGGGCGAGCCGCGGAGGATTGAAGCTGGAAGCGGCACTGCTGCATTTCGGAGTATCGCCCGCGGACAAGGTCTGCCTGGATCTAGGCTGCTCGACGGGGGGGTTCACCGACGTGCTGCTGGCTTACGGCGCGGCGAAAGTGCATGCTGTTGACGTGGGATACGGAGTTTTGGACTGGGTGTTGCGAAATCATCCCAGGGTGGCCGTTCACGAAAGGACAAATGCAAGGTTTCTTACGGCTGAACAGGTGGGCGAATCGGTTGATTTGATCACGGCAGATCTCAATCACATTTCGCTTGCGGTTGCGCTGCCCGCTCCGGCGAAGCTATTGGTCGAAGGAGGCGCGGTACTGGCGCTGGTCAAACCCCAATTCGAAATCCCGAAACAGTGGTGCGTCCAGCCGGATTGGCAAGGCGGAGTGGTCAAGGGCGATGCGCTTAGAAAACGGATTCTGGATTACTCGGTGGAAAGGCTGGAACGCGAGGGGTTGTCTTGTCAAGGGCTGTTCGAATGTCCGGTTGCCGGCCACAAAGGAAACCGCGAATATTTCGCGCTTCTCAAGCCCGCTTTGGCTCATGCTGGAAAACCCCCGGTGATATGA
- a CDS encoding TonB-dependent receptor yields the protein MIFRLLAAIWLILSLNAAWIGAAECQDEGSGGNSESAAEADSGRDDSEEIEVGEVEVEGEKPASAESLPGEDFLLIDIEDFLIPGESLGDVLDTLGGVEVRGLGGGLDMTTFSIRGAGAHQTDILLEGAPLSPATGGVFDLSLLPAWFVQSALVTRGPGSIGGKALAGELDLRLANDTGTSFCSGRGSFGTYSAMMRGGWNAGNSNFVMAIGYDSADGDFTYGRRDGKTYTRSNNERERVAVALSWQTKNAARDDSAFLLAADRSGGVPGLSEFPTPSAHQDDTLFLAGFSSTDKSFEKGELTWTGYSRVQHTGFGDPSPYLGNAVYADQSEYAAGAAVSFRRPSGGGIFGAKISIDGAVLSDDSYGNPERRTIAATLWREFYAGKAAFSAALSGEAASDGPVGWRGKLGMERKLGAGLSLAGSAARSFRRPDFAELYYPESGFIGGNPELFPETGYTFDFGPRFRGSKLDASLVGFIHRFSESIEFVPVSAYRLRAENTGGVRSRGVSLDIQAAPADGWKLDGSFTFLDAEYLDGGLPLAGRSPRKWSVGISRESANWQVSASFLHRSSTPVDRFGSLYVGAAGDLSAALVFRPDDSWRISVSGFNLLDEDIRDSLDFPRPGRSFFLSVNREV from the coding sequence ATGATTTTCCGGCTGCTTGCCGCTATTTGGTTGATACTTTCGCTAAATGCCGCGTGGATCGGGGCGGCCGAATGCCAAGATGAAGGTTCGGGCGGAAATTCCGAATCTGCCGCCGAAGCCGATTCGGGGCGGGACGATTCCGAAGAAATCGAAGTCGGCGAAGTGGAGGTTGAAGGCGAGAAACCCGCGTCCGCGGAATCGCTGCCCGGCGAGGATTTTTTGTTGATTGACATCGAGGATTTCTTGATTCCCGGAGAGTCGCTCGGCGATGTCCTTGATACGCTCGGGGGCGTCGAAGTGCGCGGCCTGGGGGGGGGACTGGATATGACGACGTTTTCGATCCGCGGCGCGGGCGCGCACCAAACCGATATTCTGCTTGAAGGCGCGCCGCTTTCGCCCGCGACCGGCGGCGTTTTCGACCTCTCGCTGTTGCCGGCTTGGTTTGTGCAATCCGCTCTCGTCACCCGCGGCCCAGGCTCGATAGGCGGGAAAGCGCTCGCGGGAGAACTGGATTTGCGCCTGGCGAACGATACAGGAACTTCATTTTGCTCCGGCCGCGGCAGTTTCGGGACTTATTCCGCGATGATGAGGGGCGGATGGAACGCAGGAAATTCGAATTTTGTCATGGCCATTGGCTATGATTCTGCGGACGGCGATTTCACCTACGGGCGGCGCGACGGGAAAACCTACACGCGCTCGAACAACGAACGCGAGCGCGTTGCGGTCGCGCTGTCTTGGCAAACCAAAAACGCCGCGCGGGACGATTCCGCATTTTTGCTGGCCGCCGACCGCTCCGGCGGTGTGCCGGGGCTGTCGGAATTTCCGACGCCTTCGGCGCACCAGGACGACACGCTTTTTCTCGCCGGTTTTTCCTCGACGGACAAATCGTTTGAAAAGGGCGAGTTGACGTGGACCGGCTACTCGCGCGTCCAACACACGGGCTTCGGCGATCCTTCGCCTTATCTTGGAAACGCGGTGTATGCTGATCAATCCGAATACGCCGCCGGCGCCGCGGTATCGTTCAGGCGTCCGTCGGGGGGGGGTATCTTCGGTGCAAAAATATCTATCGATGGAGCGGTTCTTTCCGACGATTCCTACGGGAATCCTGAACGGAGAACAATCGCCGCGACTCTATGGCGCGAGTTTTACGCCGGCAAGGCGGCTTTTTCCGCCGCACTGTCCGGGGAGGCGGCGAGCGACGGCCCCGTCGGCTGGCGCGGCAAACTGGGAATGGAGCGTAAACTGGGTGCGGGATTGTCATTAGCGGGCAGCGCGGCGCGCTCGTTCAGACGGCCCGATTTCGCGGAGCTTTATTATCCCGAATCGGGATTCATCGGCGGCAACCCGGAGCTTTTCCCGGAAACCGGATACACGTTCGATTTCGGCCCGCGATTTCGAGGAAGCAAGTTGGATGCTTCACTTGTCGGATTTATCCACCGGTTTTCGGAATCGATCGAATTCGTGCCCGTATCCGCATACCGGCTTCGCGCGGAAAACACGGGGGGGGTGCGAAGCCGGGGCGTATCGCTGGACATACAAGCGGCTCCCGCGGACGGATGGAAGCTGGACGGCTCATTCACATTCCTTGACGCGGAATACCTGGACGGCGGACTTCCGCTTGCGGGGAGGTCTCCGCGCAAATGGAGTGTCGGCATATCGCGCGAGTCCGCCAACTGGCAAGTGTCGGCTTCATTCCTTCACCGCTCTTCCACGCCCGTCGACAGATTCGGCTCGCTGTATGTGGGCGCGGCCGGCGATTTGTCCGCGGCTCTTGTTTTCAGGCCCGATGATTCCTGGCGGATTTCGGTGTCGGGATTCAACCTGCTCGACGAAGATATCCGGGACAGCCTGGATTTCCCCCGGCCCGGCCGCTCGTTTTTTCTTTCGGTAAATCGCGAGGTGTAG